In Pristiophorus japonicus isolate sPriJap1 chromosome 2, sPriJap1.hap1, whole genome shotgun sequence, one genomic interval encodes:
- the nicol1 gene encoding NELL2-interacting cell ontogeny regulator 1, whose protein sequence is MLSTTSLLADAEGLTPLLRAMMAAPQLCVLVLLAAGLFAEANSEPGTVIPAESRPCVDCHAFEFMQRALQDLKRTANNLNTRTDDLLLRVEKRALCDCLPSNLLD, encoded by the exons ATGTTGTCCACCACGTCCTTG CTCGCTGACGCCGAGGGTCTGACGCCGCTGCTCAGAGCCATGATGGCCGCCCCCCAGCTCTGCGTCCTCGTCCTGCTCGCTGCCGGGTTGTTCGCCGAAGCCAACAGCGAACCAGGGACCGTGATCCCGGCTGAGA GCCGTCCCTGTGTTGACTGTCATGCTTTTGAATTCATGCAGAGAGCACTACAGGACTTGAAAAGGACTGCAAATAACCTAAATACACGG ACTGATGATCTGCTGCTGAGAGTGGAAAAGCGGGCTTTGTGTGACTGCCTGCCTTCAAACCTGTTAGACTGA